One stretch of Cygnus olor isolate bCygOlo1 chromosome 1, bCygOlo1.pri.v2, whole genome shotgun sequence DNA includes these proteins:
- the PODXL gene encoding podocalyxin isoform X1, whose protein sequence is MRAPLLLLLLLLHGVSSDDDGTVAKSTTASPGEAKQITTTIATSNVQGSSPTSKPGSQPPNPGTSPPTTPGAAPTSKPGSPAPSIPATSPTTAPKTTPTSTLRSPPTTQPSATTTPANKPTDKPDDPLPSPTTSPSAPQKVSPSASSRTIPTTAPSTAQQKTTPAATSGGLVAKPAASPVPTQASSPPTTSRGSVVAVTTSPCSVDQGSCPSGQLASTVGSTGVPAASLPPGVKDLSASYPQSITDQPRSSPASPVQRLVSSPQPGSAVTSATPSAGSMSPAPGKTPPSLPTGSTGKVSNAATTPTPRADHTSQGSVPDKPGLTERSPTSAQPSAPAQGDQTISSRPGQQHPNISFKNEIICDNQIQDTWPIINLKEAKTCADWRAASSNESFFEIFCSIGRQAFDIRRDKCTVTLASSAPQRWAVHAVVHRLLDPEAVFEELKEKRNELEKLGIVNVTYLNQEMEEEVKDQFSTPLIITIITLACSLLLVAAIYGCCHQRFSQKKNQQHIHPDLPGFDDGRAILIFNQRLTEELQTMENGYHDNPTLEVMETCSEMQEKKVNLNGELGDSWIVPLDTIMKEDLEEEEDTHL, encoded by the exons GTGTCAGCTCTGACGATGATGGTACCGTTGCAAAGTCAACCACGGCGAGCCCAGGAGAAGCTAAGCAGATCACCACCACTATAGCCACCAGCAACGTTCAAGGGAGCTCCCCCACGAGCAAGCCGGGCAGCCAACCTCCCAACCCTGGGACGTCGCCCCCCACAACTCCAGGGGCAGCCCCCACAAGCAAACCGGGAAGCCCAGCACCCTCCATCCCTGCAACATCACCCACCACTGCTCCAAAGACCACCCCTACAAGCACTCTGAGGAGCCCACCCACCACCCAGCCATCAGCAACCACAACTCCAGCCAACAAGCCCACAGACAAGCCAGATGAccctctgccttcccccacCACGTCACCTAGTGCTCCTCAGAAGGTCAGCCCTTCGGCCAGCTCCAGGACCATCCCTACGacagcccccagcaccgcccAGCAGAAGACCACCCCCGCAGCCACCTCGGGAGGCTTGGTAGCCAAGCCTGCTGCAAGCCCTGTTCCCACCCAGGCGAGCAGCCCCCCAACCACCTCGAGGGGCTCGGTGGTTGCTGTCACGACATCTCCGTGCAGCGTAGATCAGGGAAGCTGCCCCTCGGGCCAGTTGGCCAGCACTGTTGGGAGCACTGGAGTCCCAGCAGCCAGCCTTCCACCCGGCGTCAAGGACCTCAGTGCCTCTTATCCCCAATCCATCACTGACCAGCCTCGCtcttctcctgcttctccagTCCAGAGGCTGGTCTCTTCCCCTCAGCCAGGGAGCGCTGTCACCTCTGCTACCCCTTCTGCTGGGTCCATGTCCCCTGCCCCTGGTAAAACACCTCCGTCTTTACCCACTGGCAGCACAGGCAAGGTCTCAAATGCTGCCACCACACCGACTCCTCGAGCAG ACCACACAAGCCAAGGATCTGTGCCAGACAAACCCGGACTTACTGAGCGGAGCCCCACCAGTGCCCAGCCATCAGCACCAGCCCAGGGGGACCAGACGATAAGCAGCAGGCCTGGCCAACAGCACCCTaatatttccttcaaaaatgaG ATCATTTGTGACAACCAGATCCAAGACACGTGGCCCATCATAAATCTGAAAGAAGCTAAAACCTGT GCCGACTggagggctgccagcagcaacGAGTCCTTCTTCGAGATCTTCTGCTCCATAGGGCGGCAGGCGTTCGACATCCGCAGGGACAAGTGCACTGTGACGCTGGCCTCCTCCGCGCCCCAGCGCTGGGCTGTGCACGCGGTGGTGCACC GCCTTTTAGACCCTGAAGCTGTCTTCGAGGAgctgaaggagaagaggaatgaGCTCGAGAAG CTGGGCATCGTCAACGTCACCTACCTCAACcaggagatggaggaggaggtgaaggaCCAGTTCAGCACGCCCCtcatcatcaccatcatcacCCTggcctgctccctgctgctcgtCGCGGCCATCTACGGCTGCTGCCACCAGCGTTTCTCCCAAAAGAAGAACCAG CAGCACATCCACCCTGATCTCCCCGGGTTTGATGATGGACGTGCCATCCTGATCTTTAAT CAGCGCCTGACGGAGGAGCTGCAGACGATGGAGAACGGCTACCACGACAACCCCACGCTGGAGGTGATGGAGACCTGCTCGGAAATGCAGGAGAAGAAGGTGAACCTCAACGGCGAGCTGGGCGACAGCTGGATCGTCCCTCTCGACACCATCATGAAGGAAGacctggaggaagaggaggacacGCATTTATAG
- the PODXL gene encoding podocalyxin isoform X3, translating to MRAPLLLLLLLLHGVSSDDDGTVAKSTTASPGEAKQITTTIATSNVQGSSPTSKPGSQPPNPGTSPPTTPGAAPTSKPGSPAPSIPATSPTTAPKTTPTSTLRSPPTTQPSATTTPANKPTDKPDDPLPSPTTSPSAPQKVSPSASSRTIPTTAPSTAQQKTTPAATSGGLVAKPAASPVPTQASSPPTTSRGSVVAVTTSPCSVDQGSCPSGQLASTVGSTGVPAASLPPGVKDLSASYPQSITDQPRSSPASPVQRLVSSPQPGSAVTSATPSAGSMSPAPGKTPPSLPTGSTGKVSNAATTPTPRADHTSQGSVPDKPGLTERSPTSAQPSAPAQGDQTISSRPGQQHPNISFKNEIICDNQIQDTWPIINLKEAKTCADWRAASSNESFFEIFCSIGRQAFDIRRDKCTVTLASSAPQRWAVHAVVHRLLDPEAVFEELKEKRNELEKLGIVNVTYLNQEMEEEVKDQFSTPLIITIITLACSLLLVAAIYGCCHQRFSQKKNQQHIHPDLPGFDDGRAILIFNRLTEELQTMENGYHDNPTLEVMETCSEMQEKKVNLNGELGDSWIVPLDTIMKEDLEEEEDTHL from the exons GTGTCAGCTCTGACGATGATGGTACCGTTGCAAAGTCAACCACGGCGAGCCCAGGAGAAGCTAAGCAGATCACCACCACTATAGCCACCAGCAACGTTCAAGGGAGCTCCCCCACGAGCAAGCCGGGCAGCCAACCTCCCAACCCTGGGACGTCGCCCCCCACAACTCCAGGGGCAGCCCCCACAAGCAAACCGGGAAGCCCAGCACCCTCCATCCCTGCAACATCACCCACCACTGCTCCAAAGACCACCCCTACAAGCACTCTGAGGAGCCCACCCACCACCCAGCCATCAGCAACCACAACTCCAGCCAACAAGCCCACAGACAAGCCAGATGAccctctgccttcccccacCACGTCACCTAGTGCTCCTCAGAAGGTCAGCCCTTCGGCCAGCTCCAGGACCATCCCTACGacagcccccagcaccgcccAGCAGAAGACCACCCCCGCAGCCACCTCGGGAGGCTTGGTAGCCAAGCCTGCTGCAAGCCCTGTTCCCACCCAGGCGAGCAGCCCCCCAACCACCTCGAGGGGCTCGGTGGTTGCTGTCACGACATCTCCGTGCAGCGTAGATCAGGGAAGCTGCCCCTCGGGCCAGTTGGCCAGCACTGTTGGGAGCACTGGAGTCCCAGCAGCCAGCCTTCCACCCGGCGTCAAGGACCTCAGTGCCTCTTATCCCCAATCCATCACTGACCAGCCTCGCtcttctcctgcttctccagTCCAGAGGCTGGTCTCTTCCCCTCAGCCAGGGAGCGCTGTCACCTCTGCTACCCCTTCTGCTGGGTCCATGTCCCCTGCCCCTGGTAAAACACCTCCGTCTTTACCCACTGGCAGCACAGGCAAGGTCTCAAATGCTGCCACCACACCGACTCCTCGAGCAG ACCACACAAGCCAAGGATCTGTGCCAGACAAACCCGGACTTACTGAGCGGAGCCCCACCAGTGCCCAGCCATCAGCACCAGCCCAGGGGGACCAGACGATAAGCAGCAGGCCTGGCCAACAGCACCCTaatatttccttcaaaaatgaG ATCATTTGTGACAACCAGATCCAAGACACGTGGCCCATCATAAATCTGAAAGAAGCTAAAACCTGT GCCGACTggagggctgccagcagcaacGAGTCCTTCTTCGAGATCTTCTGCTCCATAGGGCGGCAGGCGTTCGACATCCGCAGGGACAAGTGCACTGTGACGCTGGCCTCCTCCGCGCCCCAGCGCTGGGCTGTGCACGCGGTGGTGCACC GCCTTTTAGACCCTGAAGCTGTCTTCGAGGAgctgaaggagaagaggaatgaGCTCGAGAAG CTGGGCATCGTCAACGTCACCTACCTCAACcaggagatggaggaggaggtgaaggaCCAGTTCAGCACGCCCCtcatcatcaccatcatcacCCTggcctgctccctgctgctcgtCGCGGCCATCTACGGCTGCTGCCACCAGCGTTTCTCCCAAAAGAAGAACCAG CAGCACATCCACCCTGATCTCCCCGGGTTTGATGATGGACGTGCCATCCTGATCTTTAAT CGCCTGACGGAGGAGCTGCAGACGATGGAGAACGGCTACCACGACAACCCCACGCTGGAGGTGATGGAGACCTGCTCGGAAATGCAGGAGAAGAAGGTGAACCTCAACGGCGAGCTGGGCGACAGCTGGATCGTCCCTCTCGACACCATCATGAAGGAAGacctggaggaagaggaggacacGCATTTATAG
- the PODXL gene encoding podocalyxin isoform X5 gives MRAPLLLLLLLLHGVSSDDDGTVAKSTTASPGEAKQITTTIATSNVQGSSPTSKPGSQPPNPGTSPPTTPGAAPTSKPGSPAPSIPATSPTTAPKTTPTSTLRSPPTTQPSATTTPANKPTDKPDDPLPSPTTSPSAPQKVSPSASSRTIPTTAPSTAQQKTTPAATSGGLVAKPAASPVPTQASSPPTTSRGSVVAVTTSPCSVDQGSCPSGQLASTVGSTGVPAASLPPGVKDLSASYPQSITDQPRSSPASPVQRLVSSPQPGSAVTSATPSAGSMSPAPGKTPPSLPTGSTGKVSNAATTPTPRADHTSQGSVPDKPGLTERSPTSAQPSAPAQGDQTISSRPGQQHPNISFKNEIICDNQIQDTWPIINLKEAKTCADWRAASSNESFFEIFCSIGRQAFDIRRDKCTVTLASSAPQRWAVHAVVHRLLDPEAVFEELKEKRNELEKLGIVNVTYLNQEMEEEVKDQFSTPLIITIITLACSLLLVAAIYGCCHQRFSQKKNQQRLTEELQTMENGYHDNPTLEVMETCSEMQEKKVNLNGELGDSWIVPLDTIMKEDLEEEEDTHL, from the exons GTGTCAGCTCTGACGATGATGGTACCGTTGCAAAGTCAACCACGGCGAGCCCAGGAGAAGCTAAGCAGATCACCACCACTATAGCCACCAGCAACGTTCAAGGGAGCTCCCCCACGAGCAAGCCGGGCAGCCAACCTCCCAACCCTGGGACGTCGCCCCCCACAACTCCAGGGGCAGCCCCCACAAGCAAACCGGGAAGCCCAGCACCCTCCATCCCTGCAACATCACCCACCACTGCTCCAAAGACCACCCCTACAAGCACTCTGAGGAGCCCACCCACCACCCAGCCATCAGCAACCACAACTCCAGCCAACAAGCCCACAGACAAGCCAGATGAccctctgccttcccccacCACGTCACCTAGTGCTCCTCAGAAGGTCAGCCCTTCGGCCAGCTCCAGGACCATCCCTACGacagcccccagcaccgcccAGCAGAAGACCACCCCCGCAGCCACCTCGGGAGGCTTGGTAGCCAAGCCTGCTGCAAGCCCTGTTCCCACCCAGGCGAGCAGCCCCCCAACCACCTCGAGGGGCTCGGTGGTTGCTGTCACGACATCTCCGTGCAGCGTAGATCAGGGAAGCTGCCCCTCGGGCCAGTTGGCCAGCACTGTTGGGAGCACTGGAGTCCCAGCAGCCAGCCTTCCACCCGGCGTCAAGGACCTCAGTGCCTCTTATCCCCAATCCATCACTGACCAGCCTCGCtcttctcctgcttctccagTCCAGAGGCTGGTCTCTTCCCCTCAGCCAGGGAGCGCTGTCACCTCTGCTACCCCTTCTGCTGGGTCCATGTCCCCTGCCCCTGGTAAAACACCTCCGTCTTTACCCACTGGCAGCACAGGCAAGGTCTCAAATGCTGCCACCACACCGACTCCTCGAGCAG ACCACACAAGCCAAGGATCTGTGCCAGACAAACCCGGACTTACTGAGCGGAGCCCCACCAGTGCCCAGCCATCAGCACCAGCCCAGGGGGACCAGACGATAAGCAGCAGGCCTGGCCAACAGCACCCTaatatttccttcaaaaatgaG ATCATTTGTGACAACCAGATCCAAGACACGTGGCCCATCATAAATCTGAAAGAAGCTAAAACCTGT GCCGACTggagggctgccagcagcaacGAGTCCTTCTTCGAGATCTTCTGCTCCATAGGGCGGCAGGCGTTCGACATCCGCAGGGACAAGTGCACTGTGACGCTGGCCTCCTCCGCGCCCCAGCGCTGGGCTGTGCACGCGGTGGTGCACC GCCTTTTAGACCCTGAAGCTGTCTTCGAGGAgctgaaggagaagaggaatgaGCTCGAGAAG CTGGGCATCGTCAACGTCACCTACCTCAACcaggagatggaggaggaggtgaaggaCCAGTTCAGCACGCCCCtcatcatcaccatcatcacCCTggcctgctccctgctgctcgtCGCGGCCATCTACGGCTGCTGCCACCAGCGTTTCTCCCAAAAGAAGAACCAG CAGCGCCTGACGGAGGAGCTGCAGACGATGGAGAACGGCTACCACGACAACCCCACGCTGGAGGTGATGGAGACCTGCTCGGAAATGCAGGAGAAGAAGGTGAACCTCAACGGCGAGCTGGGCGACAGCTGGATCGTCCCTCTCGACACCATCATGAAGGAAGacctggaggaagaggaggacacGCATTTATAG
- the PODXL gene encoding podocalyxin isoform X2: MRAPLLLLLLLLHGVSSDDDGTVAKSTTASPGEAKQITTTIATSNVQGSSPTSKPGSQPPNPGTSPPTTPGAAPTSKPGSPAPSIPATSPTTAPKTTPTSTLRSPPTTQPSATTTPANKPTDKPDDPLPSPTTSPSAPQKVSPSASSRTIPTTAPSTAQQKTTPAATSGGLVAKPAASPVPTQASSPPTTSRGSVVAVTTSPCSVDQGSCPSGQLASTVGSTGVPAASLPPGVKDLSASYPQSITDQPRSSPASPVQRLVSSPQPGSAVTSATPSAGSMSPAPGKTPPSLPTGSTGKVSNAATTPTPRADHTSQGSVPDKPGLTERSPTSAQPSAPAQGDQTISSRPGQQHPNISFKNEIICDNQIQDTWPIINLKEAKTCADWRAASSNESFFEIFCSIGRQAFDIRRDKCTVTLASSAPQRWAVHAVVHRLLDPEAVFEELKEKRNELEKLGIVNVTYLNQEMEEEVKDQFSTPLIITIITLACSLLLVAAIYGCCHQRFSQKKNQHIHPDLPGFDDGRAILIFNQRLTEELQTMENGYHDNPTLEVMETCSEMQEKKVNLNGELGDSWIVPLDTIMKEDLEEEEDTHL, from the exons GTGTCAGCTCTGACGATGATGGTACCGTTGCAAAGTCAACCACGGCGAGCCCAGGAGAAGCTAAGCAGATCACCACCACTATAGCCACCAGCAACGTTCAAGGGAGCTCCCCCACGAGCAAGCCGGGCAGCCAACCTCCCAACCCTGGGACGTCGCCCCCCACAACTCCAGGGGCAGCCCCCACAAGCAAACCGGGAAGCCCAGCACCCTCCATCCCTGCAACATCACCCACCACTGCTCCAAAGACCACCCCTACAAGCACTCTGAGGAGCCCACCCACCACCCAGCCATCAGCAACCACAACTCCAGCCAACAAGCCCACAGACAAGCCAGATGAccctctgccttcccccacCACGTCACCTAGTGCTCCTCAGAAGGTCAGCCCTTCGGCCAGCTCCAGGACCATCCCTACGacagcccccagcaccgcccAGCAGAAGACCACCCCCGCAGCCACCTCGGGAGGCTTGGTAGCCAAGCCTGCTGCAAGCCCTGTTCCCACCCAGGCGAGCAGCCCCCCAACCACCTCGAGGGGCTCGGTGGTTGCTGTCACGACATCTCCGTGCAGCGTAGATCAGGGAAGCTGCCCCTCGGGCCAGTTGGCCAGCACTGTTGGGAGCACTGGAGTCCCAGCAGCCAGCCTTCCACCCGGCGTCAAGGACCTCAGTGCCTCTTATCCCCAATCCATCACTGACCAGCCTCGCtcttctcctgcttctccagTCCAGAGGCTGGTCTCTTCCCCTCAGCCAGGGAGCGCTGTCACCTCTGCTACCCCTTCTGCTGGGTCCATGTCCCCTGCCCCTGGTAAAACACCTCCGTCTTTACCCACTGGCAGCACAGGCAAGGTCTCAAATGCTGCCACCACACCGACTCCTCGAGCAG ACCACACAAGCCAAGGATCTGTGCCAGACAAACCCGGACTTACTGAGCGGAGCCCCACCAGTGCCCAGCCATCAGCACCAGCCCAGGGGGACCAGACGATAAGCAGCAGGCCTGGCCAACAGCACCCTaatatttccttcaaaaatgaG ATCATTTGTGACAACCAGATCCAAGACACGTGGCCCATCATAAATCTGAAAGAAGCTAAAACCTGT GCCGACTggagggctgccagcagcaacGAGTCCTTCTTCGAGATCTTCTGCTCCATAGGGCGGCAGGCGTTCGACATCCGCAGGGACAAGTGCACTGTGACGCTGGCCTCCTCCGCGCCCCAGCGCTGGGCTGTGCACGCGGTGGTGCACC GCCTTTTAGACCCTGAAGCTGTCTTCGAGGAgctgaaggagaagaggaatgaGCTCGAGAAG CTGGGCATCGTCAACGTCACCTACCTCAACcaggagatggaggaggaggtgaaggaCCAGTTCAGCACGCCCCtcatcatcaccatcatcacCCTggcctgctccctgctgctcgtCGCGGCCATCTACGGCTGCTGCCACCAGCGTTTCTCCCAAAAGAAGAACCAG CACATCCACCCTGATCTCCCCGGGTTTGATGATGGACGTGCCATCCTGATCTTTAAT CAGCGCCTGACGGAGGAGCTGCAGACGATGGAGAACGGCTACCACGACAACCCCACGCTGGAGGTGATGGAGACCTGCTCGGAAATGCAGGAGAAGAAGGTGAACCTCAACGGCGAGCTGGGCGACAGCTGGATCGTCCCTCTCGACACCATCATGAAGGAAGacctggaggaagaggaggacacGCATTTATAG
- the PODXL gene encoding podocalyxin isoform X4 has product MRAPLLLLLLLLHGVSSDDDGTVAKSTTASPGEAKQITTTIATSNVQGSSPTSKPGSQPPNPGTSPPTTPGAAPTSKPGSPAPSIPATSPTTAPKTTPTSTLRSPPTTQPSATTTPANKPTDKPDDPLPSPTTSPSAPQKVSPSASSRTIPTTAPSTAQQKTTPAATSGGLVAKPAASPVPTQASSPPTTSRGSVVAVTTSPCSVDQGSCPSGQLASTVGSTGVPAASLPPGVKDLSASYPQSITDQPRSSPASPVQRLVSSPQPGSAVTSATPSAGSMSPAPGKTPPSLPTGSTGKVSNAATTPTPRADHTSQGSVPDKPGLTERSPTSAQPSAPAQGDQTISSRPGQQHPNISFKNEIICDNQIQDTWPIINLKEAKTCADWRAASSNESFFEIFCSIGRQAFDIRRDKCTVTLASSAPQRWAVHAVVHRLLDPEAVFEELKEKRNELEKLGIVNVTYLNQEMEEEVKDQFSTPLIITIITLACSLLLVAAIYGCCHQRFSQKKNQHIHPDLPGFDDGRAILIFNRLTEELQTMENGYHDNPTLEVMETCSEMQEKKVNLNGELGDSWIVPLDTIMKEDLEEEEDTHL; this is encoded by the exons GTGTCAGCTCTGACGATGATGGTACCGTTGCAAAGTCAACCACGGCGAGCCCAGGAGAAGCTAAGCAGATCACCACCACTATAGCCACCAGCAACGTTCAAGGGAGCTCCCCCACGAGCAAGCCGGGCAGCCAACCTCCCAACCCTGGGACGTCGCCCCCCACAACTCCAGGGGCAGCCCCCACAAGCAAACCGGGAAGCCCAGCACCCTCCATCCCTGCAACATCACCCACCACTGCTCCAAAGACCACCCCTACAAGCACTCTGAGGAGCCCACCCACCACCCAGCCATCAGCAACCACAACTCCAGCCAACAAGCCCACAGACAAGCCAGATGAccctctgccttcccccacCACGTCACCTAGTGCTCCTCAGAAGGTCAGCCCTTCGGCCAGCTCCAGGACCATCCCTACGacagcccccagcaccgcccAGCAGAAGACCACCCCCGCAGCCACCTCGGGAGGCTTGGTAGCCAAGCCTGCTGCAAGCCCTGTTCCCACCCAGGCGAGCAGCCCCCCAACCACCTCGAGGGGCTCGGTGGTTGCTGTCACGACATCTCCGTGCAGCGTAGATCAGGGAAGCTGCCCCTCGGGCCAGTTGGCCAGCACTGTTGGGAGCACTGGAGTCCCAGCAGCCAGCCTTCCACCCGGCGTCAAGGACCTCAGTGCCTCTTATCCCCAATCCATCACTGACCAGCCTCGCtcttctcctgcttctccagTCCAGAGGCTGGTCTCTTCCCCTCAGCCAGGGAGCGCTGTCACCTCTGCTACCCCTTCTGCTGGGTCCATGTCCCCTGCCCCTGGTAAAACACCTCCGTCTTTACCCACTGGCAGCACAGGCAAGGTCTCAAATGCTGCCACCACACCGACTCCTCGAGCAG ACCACACAAGCCAAGGATCTGTGCCAGACAAACCCGGACTTACTGAGCGGAGCCCCACCAGTGCCCAGCCATCAGCACCAGCCCAGGGGGACCAGACGATAAGCAGCAGGCCTGGCCAACAGCACCCTaatatttccttcaaaaatgaG ATCATTTGTGACAACCAGATCCAAGACACGTGGCCCATCATAAATCTGAAAGAAGCTAAAACCTGT GCCGACTggagggctgccagcagcaacGAGTCCTTCTTCGAGATCTTCTGCTCCATAGGGCGGCAGGCGTTCGACATCCGCAGGGACAAGTGCACTGTGACGCTGGCCTCCTCCGCGCCCCAGCGCTGGGCTGTGCACGCGGTGGTGCACC GCCTTTTAGACCCTGAAGCTGTCTTCGAGGAgctgaaggagaagaggaatgaGCTCGAGAAG CTGGGCATCGTCAACGTCACCTACCTCAACcaggagatggaggaggaggtgaaggaCCAGTTCAGCACGCCCCtcatcatcaccatcatcacCCTggcctgctccctgctgctcgtCGCGGCCATCTACGGCTGCTGCCACCAGCGTTTCTCCCAAAAGAAGAACCAG CACATCCACCCTGATCTCCCCGGGTTTGATGATGGACGTGCCATCCTGATCTTTAAT CGCCTGACGGAGGAGCTGCAGACGATGGAGAACGGCTACCACGACAACCCCACGCTGGAGGTGATGGAGACCTGCTCGGAAATGCAGGAGAAGAAGGTGAACCTCAACGGCGAGCTGGGCGACAGCTGGATCGTCCCTCTCGACACCATCATGAAGGAAGacctggaggaagaggaggacacGCATTTATAG
- the PODXL gene encoding podocalyxin isoform X6: MRAPLLLLLLLLHGVSSDDDGTVAKSTTASPGEAKQITTTIATSNVQGSSPTSKPGSQPPNPGTSPPTTPGAAPTSKPGSPAPSIPATSPTTAPKTTPTSTLRSPPTTQPSATTTPANKPTDKPDDPLPSPTTSPSAPQKVSPSASSRTIPTTAPSTAQQKTTPAATSGGLVAKPAASPVPTQASSPPTTSRGSVVAVTTSPCSVDQGSCPSGQLASTVGSTGVPAASLPPGVKDLSASYPQSITDQPRSSPASPVQRLVSSPQPGSAVTSATPSAGSMSPAPGKTPPSLPTGSTGKVSNAATTPTPRADHTSQGSVPDKPGLTERSPTSAQPSAPAQGDQTISSRPGQQHPNISFKNEIICDNQIQDTWPIINLKEAKTCADWRAASSNESFFEIFCSIGRQAFDIRRDKCTVTLASSAPQRWAVHAVVHRLLDPEAVFEELKEKRNELEKLGIVNVTYLNQEMEEEVKDQFSTPLIITIITLACSLLLVAAIYGCCHQRFSQKKNQRLTEELQTMENGYHDNPTLEVMETCSEMQEKKVNLNGELGDSWIVPLDTIMKEDLEEEEDTHL; this comes from the exons GTGTCAGCTCTGACGATGATGGTACCGTTGCAAAGTCAACCACGGCGAGCCCAGGAGAAGCTAAGCAGATCACCACCACTATAGCCACCAGCAACGTTCAAGGGAGCTCCCCCACGAGCAAGCCGGGCAGCCAACCTCCCAACCCTGGGACGTCGCCCCCCACAACTCCAGGGGCAGCCCCCACAAGCAAACCGGGAAGCCCAGCACCCTCCATCCCTGCAACATCACCCACCACTGCTCCAAAGACCACCCCTACAAGCACTCTGAGGAGCCCACCCACCACCCAGCCATCAGCAACCACAACTCCAGCCAACAAGCCCACAGACAAGCCAGATGAccctctgccttcccccacCACGTCACCTAGTGCTCCTCAGAAGGTCAGCCCTTCGGCCAGCTCCAGGACCATCCCTACGacagcccccagcaccgcccAGCAGAAGACCACCCCCGCAGCCACCTCGGGAGGCTTGGTAGCCAAGCCTGCTGCAAGCCCTGTTCCCACCCAGGCGAGCAGCCCCCCAACCACCTCGAGGGGCTCGGTGGTTGCTGTCACGACATCTCCGTGCAGCGTAGATCAGGGAAGCTGCCCCTCGGGCCAGTTGGCCAGCACTGTTGGGAGCACTGGAGTCCCAGCAGCCAGCCTTCCACCCGGCGTCAAGGACCTCAGTGCCTCTTATCCCCAATCCATCACTGACCAGCCTCGCtcttctcctgcttctccagTCCAGAGGCTGGTCTCTTCCCCTCAGCCAGGGAGCGCTGTCACCTCTGCTACCCCTTCTGCTGGGTCCATGTCCCCTGCCCCTGGTAAAACACCTCCGTCTTTACCCACTGGCAGCACAGGCAAGGTCTCAAATGCTGCCACCACACCGACTCCTCGAGCAG ACCACACAAGCCAAGGATCTGTGCCAGACAAACCCGGACTTACTGAGCGGAGCCCCACCAGTGCCCAGCCATCAGCACCAGCCCAGGGGGACCAGACGATAAGCAGCAGGCCTGGCCAACAGCACCCTaatatttccttcaaaaatgaG ATCATTTGTGACAACCAGATCCAAGACACGTGGCCCATCATAAATCTGAAAGAAGCTAAAACCTGT GCCGACTggagggctgccagcagcaacGAGTCCTTCTTCGAGATCTTCTGCTCCATAGGGCGGCAGGCGTTCGACATCCGCAGGGACAAGTGCACTGTGACGCTGGCCTCCTCCGCGCCCCAGCGCTGGGCTGTGCACGCGGTGGTGCACC GCCTTTTAGACCCTGAAGCTGTCTTCGAGGAgctgaaggagaagaggaatgaGCTCGAGAAG CTGGGCATCGTCAACGTCACCTACCTCAACcaggagatggaggaggaggtgaaggaCCAGTTCAGCACGCCCCtcatcatcaccatcatcacCCTggcctgctccctgctgctcgtCGCGGCCATCTACGGCTGCTGCCACCAGCGTTTCTCCCAAAAGAAGAACCAG CGCCTGACGGAGGAGCTGCAGACGATGGAGAACGGCTACCACGACAACCCCACGCTGGAGGTGATGGAGACCTGCTCGGAAATGCAGGAGAAGAAGGTGAACCTCAACGGCGAGCTGGGCGACAGCTGGATCGTCCCTCTCGACACCATCATGAAGGAAGacctggaggaagaggaggacacGCATTTATAG